The sequence below is a genomic window from Eleginops maclovinus isolate JMC-PN-2008 ecotype Puerto Natales chromosome 20, JC_Emac_rtc_rv5, whole genome shotgun sequence.
tttttatgctgGTAGATGATTTCCATTCTAGATTTCAGATTTGCTGGTGATAGACGACCCTACTCCAAAttgtgaaatacaaaatgatcaGCAAGTGTAAATTTGTAACTGAATAGGGCTGCAGGAGCTGGTATTCAATTAGGAAGATAAAGAGTCAAATTAAGAGCCGATTATCAACATTTCTGatcattttttcttgtttatataATTTTTGTTTTCTACTAGGCTtctcaataaataaaagaaatgcagcaGCAGCGCATCGCGACAAAGAGGTGAGTGTATGAATGGATATCTCTGTGCGCTGGGGTAATGTATGGCTGGTATTTACATTAGTGTAAACATTGAGCACAAGTTACATGACTTAATACCAAAGGATGTCACACTCAAAATTGTTCCCTGTTTCGAGAGGCTTTCTGAAGAGAGTCATTCATTCTAATTGGCCAAAATAATtagaatgaatgaattgattTGGTTTTCACAATACAGAAACCCTTCAAGTGCAACATCGTTCAACAGATATCATTTGATCTACGGGTCACATGTGAATCTTTTTGTGTCCTAAAGTAATGTTAAACAGTGATAGGTCATTAAGATAATCACAAAACTAATGTTTCCactaaataaaactgtaattaaattCTGTGTGCAACATTGAGCACTCTGagtcatgatcctggtttcgtgtctgtcatgtctttcttcttcttcttcttcttcggtggGTTTTTTATGGCAGCTGGCATCCAAATCGTTGCATTGCTGCCACCTTCAGGATCATTTAAGTCATCTCTTCATATTCTTTTAATTAGTCCAGTGTctgataaatactttaaaaaacaacaccttcCCCTCCCACTTGATCCCAAATTTAAAATGCCTTTAACTGCAATCTCTTCTAGACCCAATTCTCTCAATGACTCTAGTAActccttcctttccctgctGTATCTCCTACGATGTATAAGCACATGAGGCACTGTCTCGGGTTGTTGACATTCATCACACATTCCATCTTGATGTTTACCCATGATAAAAAGAGTACTATTCAATAATGTATGACCAATTCTCTTTCTCGCAATAGTAACCTGTCCCTTCCTTCTCATCCCTCCACAGGGTTTAGTGGCCTCACTCACTCTTCCATTCAATGAGAACAAATGTCTTCCTTTAGGCTCTCTCTCCCATAATTGTTGCCACTGGATCATGATCCCCCTCCACACAAGACATTTCCCCTCAGCCTTAGACAGATGTAATGTTACCTCCACATTATCCTTTTTTACAGCTGCTTTAGCTCATTTATCAGCTTTCTCATTTCTTGAGATTCCAGTATGGGCTGGGACCCACATCAGAGAGATCACCACTCCTCTCACAGCCACATTTCTAATTTCCATCAGGATCCCATATATAAGATCCTGATGGCTCTTCGCTGTCCCTACCCCAATACTAGTGATGTCTGAAACAGAATCACTACAAATCATTACCTTCTGATTTACAAGATGCTCAGTCCACTGTATTGCCATTAAAATAGCATATAGCTCAATagtaaacacatgcaaaaaatCTGATGTCCTCTTAGATGACTCTACCTTTAATCTTTGAACAATAAAAGCCGCTCCTGTTGCTTCAGTTTCTTGATCTTTTGACCCATCAGTAAAAATGAGTAGATGATCCCCATAATGTTCTCTCACATAACACTGAAACTCAAACACCATATCCGCTTCATTGTTCTTAGTTTTAACTTCAAGCAATCCTACATCCACCTTAGGTACACCCAAAAGCCAGAGAGGTATCTGAGGCCATAAAACAGCTGGACAAAAAATGAGATTTTTTATTAACAGCTCCTGTGCCACTACCTCCCCTCTCCATCCAAAGCTTGACAGCTTTGCTACCCCCCTCTCCCAGCTTGCTTGaatctgtcatgtctttgggttgtgtgttttattttgaaaggttttcccctcttgtgtcaggttaagtttcactccctgtctgtagtttccctccttcccctgattgtgtcattgtgttcacctgttgcccctgtgtttctcctcccctctccagctgtgtgttgtttggtgattagccttgtgtatttagtcttggttccccttttgtctcttgttcggtcgtcgtcgttTCGTAActgatgttgtacatgttacctgcctgttcctgcccgtctgtctgctcctgttccccgtgtccctgtatcccctggttagtgttggtgtggttattttttggttgaaagtacagctttaatttaaataaagctcgcctttggtttggacccatacctgcctcccattggttttactgcacttgggtcctgtttccccaaccccctGACACTCTGAATGTTTAGATTTTAATGTTGGATtgaattatctttattttctctttccctggAAGGATTATATCTACAAGGAGATACCGGAGCGCCCCCAGAAGCCTGACTCGGCCGTCTTCCCCTCAAACCCCTCTGCCTCGCTGCATTACAGTACCATCAACTTTAAAAGCGTCTCTGGTGAAGCTGCTGAGGTACTGATGACCAAACCCAGCTCCTCTGCATGTGAATATGCTACTGTGAAGGACACACAAATAGCAACCTCCTCTGATGGGCCCTCTTCAGAGGATCCTCTCTACTCTACCGTCAACAAGACACAGCAGCAATGAGGAAAGACCACATCTACTGAATGTATGAGCATCATTTCAGCTCCTTTATTTCTGATCTTTTTTACACTGAAATCCAGCTCAGACGTCAGGAATTACACACCGACATTAAGATGTTGGGACCTGAATCCTGACATTCTTTCGATCGTCTACATTGTTTATTGTTCGACATCGTGAAGAAAGAACTGGAGAATTGTTtgaatgacttgttttttttcacttttgcaAGCAGATACATCATTAGGCAACTTATATTTAATGTGGGCTGTATAGACATTGTGTCAGTACAGCATGTTTCACTGTGATAGTGGGGAGACTGAAAAGGTAACATCACAAATTGCACAAGAGAACCAACTTGTGCAAAATCTGGCTGCTACTTCAAGTCAACCAAGCTTTATTCGACTAAAAAAGCCTTAAGCTGAATTCACATGATGCACGATTTGCTCTTTGCTGAACACGAGGCTGGACGCAGAGTCTTGTGGTGAAAATTGATAGTTGTTTCTATAGCTACTTCCCTGTTTAGTAaagctgtcatctgattggttgtgcATCGAAAGGTCAGCAGTGGTCAAAGTTGGAATAATTTCAACTTTGATCCCAACAcctccacagaaacacaccGGCAACTTGCTTTtatattgataataaaaaaggtgTACCTCTGAACCGAGGGGTCTTAATTGTCCTACAGTTCATATTGCAGATGTGTGTATATGGCACCAAACAATagttacaaagtgctttactgAGAGAAGCACACGTTAATTAAAAGAACAGCAAGTGTAAAAAACCACAGAGAAAGATGGAACATTATTTCAGATAAAGGGCTAAAAAGAAGATGTTTCTGACAGCTCTAGATTGGCTCCTTTGAGACTTTAGAGGGGCTTTCCATTGAGCTGCAGAGCAAAGTGACCGTTTGCAGTCATCACAACCTCAGGCTTGACTTCCTGTACGTTCttctgtttgtcattttttttgtgaaagatgttttttttataaatattctgATATCACATTCATTCTTCTTCAAAACTataaattgaaaaacattttccaacactCATGTAGTTGTCACCTTTCTAACTCTTTAAGGGCTCAAACCTCATTATCTACACTGTGAAGAGCTCCCTAAACAACCATAAccattattcaaataaaacaggCAACTACTTAGTGACATTGTTTACTTCCATTTCTATGAAAAACTGCAATTTTTAAACCAGGTTCATTTCGATTGTGAAGTCCAGGGCTAGTCATACGTTGATTTACAGCGAGAAACAACCATCTGTTGTGTACAAGGTATGGGGTTGGTAATAACgctctaaaatataaaaacccGGGGACGACAGAAGATGGAGGAACAAGATAGGAAGGGGGCGGGTGCTTCCTCTGTAAAGGAAACACTGCTTTGATTAATATCAACGCACAGATAAAAAAAGCTACAGCAGTGTTGCAGAGAATATTCTCACTGAAGATTCAGCATCCGAGACCATCGCAATGAGGAGCTTTCTGCTCTTGCTCTCGTTCATTACAGGTAAACTTTACTTCTGTGTGACTCCTGATATCAGAGACTTGATAGAGGGAAATGAATTACTTAAAGTACATCCTGTGGTGTTCAGCTATTCTGTCACAGTAGGCTACTGGATCATAAACTAATACTAATACCAGCTTCCTGCTTCTCTTTATGAGTCTTTAATTTAACACATCAGAGCCAAATAACCTTTCATTAAAGGTTTCTATGTATTTCACGTAAATGTGCAGCTATGCCTGTCTCTATTTATGTTTGGTTGAGTGTGATGGCTGAATAAAGATGCAATCCAGGTATATTTCATTGATCAAggatacaaaaataattcagaCGTTCTTATTGTGCTGCCAAACCAAAAGGAGAAGTTATATATTGCTTTTGTGGATCATTGTATTTCGTCCCGGCCTGATTGCCAGTGTTTCTGCCCTTGTTCCCTGACtggttcagtttttttgtttcgtCGTTTTGCCCGGTCccagtgtttctgtgttaaaAGCTTGACTTCTGTTCCTATTCCCGCCTCCCTCTTTTTACTGCGTTTGGGTCCAACCTCCTGCCAAAGCCCTGACATAAAGTCTCTGTCTCTAAATGGAAACCACCAGGTGCCTGCTTTGCTATAAAATACTTCTGGATATCACTCATTATTAATACCTCCACGCATCAAAGCTTGTATGACCAGCTACAGATATTAAAGGAATATTTTCAGTcactaaacaaataaaacaagtttacaTTTAGTCCAATGTCTATTAGCCTCCAAACAACAGCAACTGTATTAACTATGTAGAGGTTATTTGGGAGAGTGAATATGTACTTGTTATCATCTTTAAAGTTGGCAAACGTTCTAAATTATTACACAATAGTTTCCTTTCAAATCCATtacaaagcttttattttgagtcGAGGGTCATCATCTACCTGGGCATGTAGCAGTTTAAAGCTGTCCCAACAAAATGATCTCAGTGTATCCTGAGATTGTTTGAGGATCTGACTTCATGTgaacttttctctctctctctctctctacaggcTGTGAGGCCTCTTATGTGTGGGGATGCAGAGGTGGATGGGTTAATTTGACCCTGAAATACCCTGAAACAAATGAAACCTATACAAGTATTGAAGTACTTTTGGACCAAGACAAAATCATTCAAATCACTCACAATGACACGTGGGCAAACCAAGGCGTGTTTTCCATGTACCATGATAAGCAAAATAAAAGTCTCAGGGTGGGCATCAAACCCATTTCAAAGGATGATTATGGGAAGTACAAGTTTAAATTTAAATCGGACGGAAAATCTATCTCCAATGGAGACCAAAGAGTGAAATTGAAATCTGGTAAGTAATGCTGCCTCCGTTATTATTAGTCCCTTTTATCTTTTGTTACCGAGTTAAAGACTAACCACACTCTCAAACATCTTAGGTAACATGTATGCAAGCATCAACTATTCAATTGCACACTCAGTCGTTTACATAACGAGACAAAATGGAAAACAAGCTTCAAGTTttacctttgtttttatttgcagataACCCCTGCCAAAAACCATTTCATCTAACTGTGTCCAGAACAGCTGAAGCCAGGATCTCATGTGGTAACAAAGAATACGAAGACAACTACAGAGTCAAGTTTTTCTGCAAAGAGAACGGTCCAATCTGTGAGGATGTTTTATCAACCAAATCTGCTCTGAGGTCAAACGGGAGCTTCACTCtcacagaaaaagagaggggcTTCACTGTGTCCATCAGTAATGTGTCCGCACAGGATGCTGGAGTGTACTGGTGTGGAGTGGAATCAACTGAAATTAGATACCGAGCTGCACTCAGGAAAATACAGCTGAAGGTGGAAGGTGAGAAACTAAACATGTGACTTTTATACCATATACATGTATGTGACTTTATAGATACAGTAAAtgatctgtgtgtctgtccacaGCTCTCTTACATAGACAGAATTTGACATGCTGTTGTGAATATCCCCAGAAAGTAATAACTGGATGGCAAGCGTTAAAAGAAAGCCACAGAAATTCATTCTgaagatttctttttaatttatatataattttatGCATTTTGTTTACAAAGCCCAAGACATATAAGAAGTACCTCCTAACAACTTTTATTCTGAGTGAAcctttcattttatattatcaGATTGCATTTTCTGAGAGTTCTGCTGAGAGCATTTTTGATACCTAAACGTTATGCTGCAGGCTTTCCTGTGAAATTCCTGCTTGATATTTTCTTTGCGTTTGCAGATGGCCCTCTTATCTTCATTCCTGTGATCATCCGTGTAGCtgtgtggctgctgctgctgtctgtgcTCATTTTGATCCTGATCTGCACACGTATGCATTACTACTggtttacaacattttaaaaacgcACATATGGTACACTCATAACCACAGTCACGACATCTCCGTCCATTAAGCATCAGATTACTTAAAGGCTAAGTAGATGAAAAACGGTAGTTTGTTTTATGTGTGGAAGTAGATTTTGAGTCAACGGACAATCCTACTCCAAAtagtaaaatagaaaatgatcaGTACTTAACTGATTAGTGCAGCAGATGCTTGTTGTAAATTAGGAAGATAGAAAGTCAACTGTGTCTCAATTAAATGAAAGTGTTGGAATAACTTACGGTCTGTCCTTCtgcatgtttat
It includes:
- the LOC134882823 gene encoding uncharacterized protein LOC134882823 isoform X3, with protein sequence MRSFLLLLSFITGCEASYVWGCRGGWVNLTLKYPETNETYTSIEVLLDQDKIIQITHNDTWANQGVFSMYHDKQNKSLRVGIKPISKDDYGKYKFKFKSDGKSISNGDQRVKLKSDNPCQKPFHLTVSRTAEARISCGNKEYEDNYRVKFFCKENGPICEDVLSTKSALRSNGSFTLTEKERGFTVSISNVSAQDAGVYWCGVESTEIRYRAALRKIQLKVEDGPLIFIPVIIRVAVWLLLLSVLILILICTRYSKNKRNAAAEQHVPEILYTRRYRSAPRSLTQGMQ